A region from the Plutella xylostella chromosome 6, ilPluXylo3.1, whole genome shotgun sequence genome encodes:
- the LOC125488626 gene encoding uncharacterized protein LOC125488626, producing the protein MCSSSANGMFGGNLTFDHRIQEWGIFKSRFNQFCLANDINEDTDKAGLKRRALLLTSLAEETYRVVRDLASPTSLEDQEYTALLTLLEKHFVPKKSSFAERYNFYKAEQRAGEELAEWAARVRSLAQHCGFGAELQTALRDRFVLGLENVKEKEKLFSESISSLTFDRALELAASVRCARLALGGARPEPAPQLYALRPGAPRAAAAAAAGASHSDSARCEVCGYKSHSKDQCRFVNLTCKNCHKRGHLKRMCKLRVKSNNFMETVDGDIVEDLTN; encoded by the coding sequence ATGTGTTCGAGTAGTGCAAATGGAATGTTCGGGGGTAACCTCACTTTTGACCATCGGATACAAGAATGGGGCATCTTTAAAAGtagatttaatcagttttgcTTGGCTAATGATATTAATGAAGATACTGATAAGGCTGGATTAAAACGAAGAGCCCTATTGCTAACGTCCTTGGCAGAAGAAACATACCGCGTCGTAAGAGACTTGGCCTCTCCTACAAGCTTGGAAGATCAAGAGTATACCGCATTGTTGACGCTATTggaaaaacattttgttcCAAAGAAAAGCAGTTTTGCCGAAAGGTACAACTTTTACAAAGCAGAACAACGGGCGGGCGAGGAGTTGGCTGAGTGGGCGGCGCGAGTGCGCAGTCTGGCGCAGCACTGCGGCTTCGGGGCGGAGCTGCAGACGGCGCTGCGGGACCGCTTCGTGCTGGGTCTCGAAAACGTGAAGGAGAAAGAGAAGCTGTTCTCCGAGAGCATCAGCAGCCTGACGTTCGACCGCGCGCTGGAGCTGGCGGCGAGCGTGCGGTGCGCGCGCCTGGCGCTGGGCGGCGCCCGGCCGGAGCCCGCGCCGCAGCTGTACGCGCTGCGCCCGGGTgcaccgcgcgccgccgccgccgccgccgccggggcaTCTCATAGTGATAGTGCTCGTTGTGAAGTGTGTGGCTATAAGAGCCATTCTAAAGATCAGTGCCGGTTTGTGAATTTAACGTGCAAAAACTGTCATAAAAGGGGACACCTAAAACGTATGTGCAAACTTCGAGTTAAAAGTAACAACTTCATGGAAACTGTAGACGGCGACATTGTTGAAG